A window of Deinococcus carri genomic DNA:
CGCCAGTTCGAGGGGTGGCCCCAGCAGGCCACTGCGGCCGAAGGTCAGCAGCAACCCCACCCCGGCCACCACCGGGGGCAGGACGATGGGCAGGTCGAGCAGGGTGTCCAGCACCGCCTTGCCGGGAAACTCGAAGCGGGCCAGCAGGTAGGCGACCGGGGTCACGAGCAGCACCGTCAGCCCCAGCGTGGTGGCGGTCGTCCACAGGCTGACCCGCAGGGCGTCCAGCACCACCGGGCTGAGCAGGGTCGGGAAAAACGCGGTGCCCAGGCCGCGCTCCAGGACCACCAGCGTCGGCAGGAGCAGGAACAGCGTCATCAGGCCGCCCAGCAGCAGCAACGCCACCGGCAGGCGGCGACGACGCCGCGCCGCGGACCGGGCCGGGTCGGGGGAGGCCTCTCGCCTCCCGGTCAGACCCCAGCTCAAGGGCCGCTGCGGAAGATCTGAAGCTCGACCAGGCTGCTGACGGACCGCGCGCCCTTGCCGTCGCCCGGCACCACCAGTCG
This region includes:
- a CDS encoding ABC transporter permease, which produces MSWGLTGRREASPDPARSAARRRRRLPVALLLLGGLMTLFLLLPTLVVLERGLGTAFFPTLLSPVVLDALRVSLWTTATTLGLTVLLVTPVAYLLARFEFPGKAVLDTLLDLPIVLPPVVAGVGLLLTFGRSGLLGPPLELAGVSLAFSPAAVVLAQLFTSAPFYLRTAKAGFMAVDREVEQAALTDGAGSLGVFRFITWPLAFPFLLEGLVLTWARALGEFGATILFAGSLQGYTRTVTLAIYAALESDLAPALVLSAVMVLLAFAVLLLVRGLAARRGG